The stretch of DNA TTAAAATCTCATTGTAACCTCTCTCTGGACAGTGTGGTGGGAACCAGCTCCCTGCGGAGAGCGGCCCAGCTGCAGAGAAAGTTCTCACATCTGGAGTTCAGGAGTATTGTATCCTTTTAGAAGAGTGATGGGAGCAGCAGCCAAGGAAAAGGCAAGGTCTAGAGGGCTCTGGGAGTCCTGAGAGTGGAAGGGGCTTCCAGCAAGCAGCCCGTGGGGTTAGTGGCCTGTCTGTCCTTCCATCCACTCACCCGTCCACTCATTTATAGTCTAATGTTTTCTTAGTCCCAGACAAGTGTTTGGAGTACAAGGCACTGGGGATAATGGTGAGCAAGATAAACATTCCCCTGCATATGTAGAGTTTACTTTTTACTTAGGGATAATGTAGTTATACTGAACAGTGACTACTTCTGGAGGGATAGGGAGtacttccttattttttatttttattttttgagacagagtctcactctgttgcccaggctggagtgcagtggcgcaatctaggctcactgcaacctctgccttctgagttcaagcaatccttctgcctcagcctcccaagtagtggggattacaggtgcctgccaccacacctggctaatttttgtatttttagtagagatggggtttcaccatgttggtcaggctagtctcaaactcctgacctcaggtgatccaccagccttggcctcccaaagggctgggattacaggcttgagccaccatgcctggccagtactTCCATTTTTATATGCTACTATATTGTTTTGACTTTTACAATGAATATGTAGTACATTtcataaaactaaatttaaaaatagtatgtgCGAAGTGCTCCAATAAGTGAAGTTGGGAATTTTCTGGAAACTTCTAGTTGGAACATCTAAACACAGAAGTCTGGGGGTTCAGGGAAGGTTTCTTAGAGGTCTTGTAACCTTGGCAAGTCATTTAGCCTCCCGATGtcattttccttatctggaaagtggggataataatactaccttcctcacagggttgttgtgaagatgaaatgagctGACATATGGAAAGTACTTTTAGAgcagtgtctggcatgtagtaagtaTGATGTAAGTGTTAGCTGTTACCATTAAGCTGAGAGCTGGAAGATGAGTGAAAAGCAGACCCctagagaaggaaagacagactCAGGCAGAGGGAATCTCATGAGGCCCCAGACTGCCCAACACTGTGGTCCTTAGCAACTCTCCACAGCGGGGAAACCTCAACACCCGGCTTCGGAAGCTGGACGAGCAGCAGGAGTTCAGTGCCATCATCCTGGCAACAGCTGGCCTGCAGCGCATGGGCTGGCACAACCGGGTGGGGCAGGTAGGGGCTGCCCCTATCCTatccccagttcatctgcatctcctTTCTGCCTTATAATCATCCCCAATTTAGGATTTTTAGACTTTATGATTGTGTGAAAGTGATATAtgttcagtagaaactgtacttagTACCCAGACAGCCattctgttttttactttcagtatagtattcattacatgagatatttagCACTTTATTGTAAAATAGGCTTggtgttagatgattttgtccaACTATAATAGGCTAATgttaagtgttctgagcacatgtAAGGTAGGctaggtatattaaatgcattttcagctTGTGTTTTCAACTTagcaatgggtttatcaggatgtaaccccaCTGTAAGTCAAGGACCATCTGTCTTCACTTCTTGACCACCCCACCTCTAACACCACAGGCTGGGAAGATTGTGAATCAGAGGCCAGACTCTAGGCCTTCATGgagaaaatttaccaaaaaaaaaaaaaaaaagaggccagatTCACACTTAGGCCTACCCAGGCTTTCTTGATGATAGGAATCATCTCACTGCCAAGTGTTTTTAGACATCCCTGTGTCCACCCTTTTGACTACCTGTTCTGCCTCCACAGATCCTGCACCCTGAGGAATGCATGTATGCTGTGGGCCAGGTATACTTGACCAGGGAAGCCACATGGTGACATATCCCTTCCCTTTGTTCTCAACCAAGAAGCTGGTCTCACAACCTTCTGCATCTGCTTCCCCAGAATAGCATtctcagggaggggcaggccTTGGGATGCTACCGGTCCAAAAGGCCCTGGGGAGCGAGTAGATAGAGGTGGTCCTATGCTTTGCGCCATTGGTTGGGGAAAGAGCAGGCCTGATGTCCTAGGCTGTTTTTCCATCAGGGGGCCTTGGGCGTGGAAGTCCGAGCCAAGGACCAGGACATCTTGGATCTGGTGGGTGTGCTGCACGATCCCGAAACTCTGCTTCGCTGCATCGCTGAAAGGGCCTTCCTGAGGCACCTGGTAGGGCCTGTGCTCCACCTGTGGAGGGCTGGGGACTTGGAGAGCTGGGAAAGGTGGTGGGGACGATTTCTCACATGAATGCTCTGTATATAGTGCTAACTCATTCTTGTTGAAAGTTGTGTATGGAGAGGACCAGGTCTGAGCCCACAGTTACCTTTTCAGTGATGTTCTCAGGTCTGTggtcacaggatggtgttaagaGCCCTTGGAGCTCACAAGAACTTCTCATTACAGgaaggaggctgcagtgtgccagtAGCTGTGCATACAGCTATGAAGGATGGGCAAGTAAGTGGGGGGAAATAGATGGGAAGCCAGGGAAGGGAGGACTGTGGCATTTCTTCCTGTGCATCCCAGGTTTCTAAGCAGTCCGCTCTCAGACTGTGCTGAGGCAACTGTTTTCTTCCCCAGCTGTACCTGACTGGAGGAGTCTGGAGTCTAGATGGCTCAGATAGCATACAAGACACCATGCAGGCTaccatccatgtccctgcccaGGTACCAAAGCTGGAGGGTGAGGGGGTAATAAACAAGAGTGCATATAATCTCATTTGTTCTCACCAGTTCCCACCTCCTTCCCGCATACAGCATGAAGATGGCCCTGAGGATGACCCACAGCTGGTAGGCATCACTGCTCGTAACATTCCACGAGGGCCCCAGTTGGCTGCCCAGAACTTGGgcatcagcctggccaacttgttGCTGAGCAAAGGAGCCAAAAACATCCTGGATGTTGCACGGCAGCTTAACGATGCCCATTAACTGGTCTGTGGGGCACAGATGCCTGGGTTGCTGCTGACCAGTGCCTACATCCTGGCCCTCAGTGCCCCATTCTCACTGCTATCTGGGGAGTGATTACCCCAGAAGACTGAACTGCAGGCTTCAAGCCTTCCGGGGATTTGCCTCAGTTTGGGGCCTTGATGACTGCCTTGCCTCCTCAGTATGTGGGGGCTTCATCTCTTTAGAGAAGTCCAAGCCACAGCCTTTGAATGTAACCAACTCTACTAATAAACCAGCTCTGaaggtgtttttgtgtgtgtgtttgggggggggggttggcGGGAAGATATGAACAAACACAAAGCCCTTTCATCCTTACCTCGGAGGCTGGGACTTTTGCCCAAAGTTCTCCTGGTACATCCTTTCTGCTTCTGCCTcaatagttttcattttacacAGAATAAATTGTCTCCCAGGAACACCAAGAAACAGAGCCATAATCTTAAATTCCTATGGTTTGCCCCTTCTTCAGTTAACAGTAGAGCCTATTTATATTGCAtggcccctcccacccccactatCAGGAAAGTATAGAAAGTCATTAATCCTACAACTCtcttgcaaaatgaaaacaaatgctccatttttaaaaaaacaatcctTTAATAAAATTAGTTCATCTAAAACTCCCCAATGCCTAAGGTTCTAGTCTTGGAAGGGTTAGCTGCAAAATTCCAGTTCGGAAGCCAACCGAGGCTCAGTCCAGACAGGGATTAACCGACTTGTGCTGGTATCTAGGTGCTTGGATTGCCGAGTTGAGTTTGCTGGAAGGGAAATGGGGAGGCCCGACAGGCTTGGCTGCCAGGAGGCTTCCGCAAAAACGACTCTTGCTGTCCACATAGCCAGCCGTGAAGCCAAACTGCAGGCCTTTGCCCTCCCCTAAATGTCCTCGTAGGAGGCAGTCACTCGGGAGGAAGATGTGCCTGTTACCAAGTGCTTCGTCCCGGCCCCAGCGCAGACCTATGAATGAAGATGGAGGGAGATCTGATGTGAAAGGCCTGGGTCCCGGCCGCAGAGCGGGGCGCCAGACCGAAATCAGCGATCGTGTCTCTCCCACCAAAGCCTCCAGGCCAGCGGCCACGTCTGAAAGTCCAGGGCTAAGCACCACGCCAGGGGAGTACCAGACACCCCGGCTGCAGCTGCCGAGGGCCTCACTCACCTTCAGGGCCCCCGGCCTCTCGGCCTGGACTGCCCACCTCTGCCCTGCGTCAGAGCGGAAGGCTAAGTCTTCCAGAAGATGCTGCGGCCTCCCCGCAGCCCCTTAGCGACTCAGGATGGGGCAGCTGGCTGAGTCACGAGCGCCGAGGCGGGCAGGTGCGGCGCCGCCGGCCTCCCCCGGCAGGCTCGGGTCCTCCGCGCCACGGCGGTCCCCGAAGAGTGCCCAAGCCGCGTCCAGAGGGTCCGAGCCCTACCGGAGGGCGGCCGGCGGATGGGGCAGGGCCCGAGGCCGACGCGGCAGGCCAGGAGGGGGGCGGGCGGGGACTCGAGGCCGGGCGGCAAAGGCGGGCGATGGGAGGGGAAAGGAGCCGGGAGCCGCGGCCCGCTTGCCCCGCAGTCTGAAGTGGCTCAGCTCTTTCCATGAGGGCGATGGTGGCCCTTAAAAGGGCCTTTGTGGTGGCATGGGGAGGCCTGGCGGCCGGCCGCGGCGCGGGCCCTCTTAGTACTCCTGGGAGGCCTGGGTGGCCTTCTTGCCGCCCGAGGGCGCCTTCGGCCCCACGGTGGCGCTGGTCTTCTTGGGCAACAGCACGGCCTGGATGTTGGGCAGGACGCCTCCCTGGGCGATCGTCACGCCGCCCAGCAGCTTGTTGAGCTCCTCGTCGTTGCGGATGGCCAGCTGCAGGTGGCGGGGGATGATTCGCGTCTTCTTGTTGTCGCGGGCCGCATTGCCCGCCAGCTCCAGGATCTCAGCGGTGAGGTACTCCAGCACTGCCGCCAGGTACACCGGCGCGCCGGCGCCAACGCGCTCGGCGTAGTGGCCCTTCCGCAGCAGCCGGTGTACACGGCCCACTGGGAACTGGAGGCCGGCGCGCGACGAGCGCGACTTGGCCTTGGCGCGGGCCTTGCCGCCAGTCTTGCCGCGGCCCGACATGCTAGCGAGGTAGACCGGTGAAGTACAACGGTTCAGAGACAGACACCCAAACAGAAGCCCGCCGCAGTGTAACTGCTGTCGCGCGCGCGCCGTGAGGCCGCCTTTATAAGCCCCCAGGACACACCTCTGCGCCCTCCTGATTGGCTCTTTTCTCCAATACCCGCCTCCGGTTGGTTGCGGTTAACCCTTGGGTGTCGCCCCTCGGCTGAGGGAGCGCGCCCGCTGATTGGCCGAATTTGAAAACCTTTTGCCCGGGGAGAAAAGGCGAGGAGGAGGGGTAGCACGCAGACGGCCAAACACTCGCTGATGTAGCCAATCCTTGTAAAGCGCGCGAGATTTAAACACTACAGTCGGAAAGCTGAACCGGAAGACAAAAGGGGTGGAGTCTGAGGCCACCTAGAGAGCGTCTGGGAAATCTGTGCTGGCGtaggatttttaaaggaaaggggTCAATACTATAGCTACCCTTTCCAGGTCCGGTCACTCCACACTCCCTTCTCCTACCTGACAAAGGGAgaatggaaaagggaagaaattagACCccttaaagttttctttcttttccttcttgtttttaataGACCGGGTCTtgctcgctgtcacccaggctggagtgcagtggtgtgatctcagctcactgcagcctcggactcctgggctcaagggatccttcctgctcaacctcccgagtagatggTACTACAAATGCTCCACCACAGTGGgcgaattattttatttttgtagagacggagtctcgttttgttgcccaggctgtcttgaattcctgggctcaggcaatcctcctgccttggcctcctaaagtgctgggattacaggcatgagccactgtacccagtgtcTCTGAAAGTTTGACCCCATGCCAGGGAACAGGATATCTTCAATTTTGTGGCCCTCCATGCCACCTGAAGTATCAGgatttaaatgtttattcaatATGTTCTGTTTGGTCTCAGTTCTGTTCACTTCTTGTTAGACGGGATCTGGCGGGGCAGAGAGATAGGTATCCTGTTGGAGGAAGTACCCCCACCTACCCTCCCAATCCACCCAAAAATGCCCATATAGGAAATATACCTACAggaacaataagaaaaagacaacactTTATTGTCTCCATTGAGAGCATGTGGCCCCCTGCTTACTTCTTACTAATCAGAACACTTAATTTACAATCAAATAACAGGTCACTGTGGAGCCTGTGTCCCTAGCCCTGGCCCAAGTTCTATCCCAAAAACCAGTAGTTCCTTGAGAGTCAGGACTCTGAAATGTGACTGTggataactggaaaaaaaaaaaaaaaaaaacaaaactgctgtATCCCACCCTGTGAGGCTGCAAAGACAGGATGGAGAGGGAGAGTGGCAAGTAGCAGAAAGTCATAAGTAAAATCCAATCAGTAGACAGTAGGGGGCAAGAAACGCCCAGGATGCCAGTGatcacaaggaaaagaaaatgctgagaaCAAAATCTGGAGGAGTATGAAGAGTGAGAGAGGCCTGGGCAAGGAGACAGTCTGGGACCAGAGAGAGGTCAGCTTGAGTCAGGAATCCTAGAGGCTGTGAGGTAAAGGACAATGATCAAGGGACTCAGACATCATAGAAGAGTCGAACGAGCTGATATCGAATGGAGAAGGTGAAGGCACTGCCCAGGATCTGCAAGGAGAAATGGACTGGAGTGAGAATCACGGAGAAAGGGAAACAAGGAGGTATAAACCCAGTCCCCATCCTcacctgcagcagcagcaggagcaatGTGAGGTTTCTCTCATGTATGGGCCCGAAGATTTTAAGTAGCAAGTTGATGAGGGTCATGTTGTTACATTCAGTGAATTCACCATCCCCAGTCTCACTTTGGTGTATTGTCACCAGCCGGAGGCTCTCTGCCACCTGGAGGGACCAGAGGTGAAGAGAACCTCAGCTAATACCTATGCTTTAGGAATGTGGATCTATTTAATGCTTCCAAATTCCCCTTGGATCTGATGTAGGCCTAGGTTCCCCATTCCTCAAGGTCAGGATGGTAGCCTAGGGCCTTACCTCCTTGTTACCCTGTTACCTTTAAAATAAAGGTGCCCAAGAAAGAGAGGCTCTTGGTCTTGAACTTGGAATAGCTCATCTCCAGTTTGCCTGTCTTGATATTGAGTCTGCGGGGGGAAGACAGCTTCATGTGACTGGGCCACTATTTGAACCCTCCTCCCTGTGGCTAATCAGTAGGAAGAGCACTGAATGTGGAGTCAACCTGAGATCTATTTCTGGCTCTGCTGCTTGCTGTTATCAGAACCACTGTGAGAATCAGATGATGCAAATAAATGTGCTTTGGAAGTTATAAAGGGTTACTCACATGGAAATAGCCCTTCTTTGGGCCCACTCCCTTTGCACAGCGAATGTATAGGCTGGCATTAGATATCCCAAGTGAAAAGGCTATGATGTCCATTTCAAGCCCCAAAGCAGCTACCTGGGTATGCGGTGGCGAGGGCAGGGGATGATATGCAGGAGCTGAGGCAGTGAGTAGAGGAAGTTGAACACCT from Piliocolobus tephrosceles isolate RC106 chromosome 13, ASM277652v3, whole genome shotgun sequence encodes:
- the HMBS gene encoding porphobilinogen deaminase isoform X2 encodes the protein MSGNGNAAATAEENSPKMRVIRVGTRKSQLARIQTDSVVATLKALYPGLQFEIIAMSTTGDKILDTALSKIGEKSLFTKELEHALEKNEVDLVVHSLKDLPTVLPPGFTIGAICKRENPHDAVVFHPKFVGKTLETLPEKSVVGTSSLRRAAQLQRKFSHLEFRSIRGNLNTRLRKLDEQQEFSAIILATAGLQRMGWHNRVGQILHPEECMYAVGQGALGVEVRAKDQDILDLVGVLHDPETLLRCIAERAFLRHLEGGCSVPVAVHTAMKDGQLYLTGGVWSLDGSDSIQDTMQATIHVPAQHEDGPEDDPQLVGITARNIPRGPQLAAQNLGISLANLLLSKGAKNILDVARQLNDAH
- the LOC111540233 gene encoding histone H2AX translates to MSGRGKTGGKARAKAKSRSSRAGLQFPVGRVHRLLRKGHYAERVGAGAPVYLAAVLEYLTAEILELAGNAARDNKKTRIIPRHLQLAIRNDEELNKLLGGVTIAQGGVLPNIQAVLLPKKTSATVGPKAPSGGKKATQASQEY
- the HMBS gene encoding porphobilinogen deaminase isoform X1 — protein: MGLISLSTWLCTALLLTTSLAKEENSPKMRVIRVGTRKSQLARIQTDSVVATLKALYPGLQFEIIAMSTTGDKILDTALSKIGEKSLFTKELEHALEKNEVDLVVHSLKDLPTVLPPGFTIGAICKRENPHDAVVFHPKFVGKTLETLPEKSVVGTSSLRRAAQLQRKFSHLEFRSIRGNLNTRLRKLDEQQEFSAIILATAGLQRMGWHNRVGQILHPEECMYAVGQGALGVEVRAKDQDILDLVGVLHDPETLLRCIAERAFLRHLEGGCSVPVAVHTAMKDGQLYLTGGVWSLDGSDSIQDTMQATIHVPAQHEDGPEDDPQLVGITARNIPRGPQLAAQNLGISLANLLLSKGAKNILDVARQLNDAH
- the HMBS gene encoding porphobilinogen deaminase isoform X4, producing MSGNGNAAATALARIQTDSVVATLKALYPGLQFEIIAMSTTGDKILDTALSKIGEKSLFTKELEHALEKNEVDLVVHSLKDLPTVLPPGFTIGAICKRENPHDAVVFHPKFVGKTLETLPEKSVVGTSSLRRAAQLQRKFSHLEFRSIRGNLNTRLRKLDEQQEFSAIILATAGLQRMGWHNRVGQILHPEECMYAVGQGALGVEVRAKDQDILDLVGVLHDPETLLRCIAERAFLRHLEGGCSVPVAVHTAMKDGQLYLTGGVWSLDGSDSIQDTMQATIHVPAQHEDGPEDDPQLVGITARNIPRGPQLAAQNLGISLANLLLSKGAKNILDVARQLNDAH
- the HMBS gene encoding porphobilinogen deaminase isoform X3; its protein translation is MRVIRVGTRKSQLARIQTDSVVATLKALYPGLQFEIIAMSTTGDKILDTALSKIGEKSLFTKELEHALEKNEVDLVVHSLKDLPTVLPPGFTIGAICKRENPHDAVVFHPKFVGKTLETLPEKSVVGTSSLRRAAQLQRKFSHLEFRSIRGNLNTRLRKLDEQQEFSAIILATAGLQRMGWHNRVGQILHPEECMYAVGQGALGVEVRAKDQDILDLVGVLHDPETLLRCIAERAFLRHLEGGCSVPVAVHTAMKDGQLYLTGGVWSLDGSDSIQDTMQATIHVPAQHEDGPEDDPQLVGITARNIPRGPQLAAQNLGISLANLLLSKGAKNILDVARQLNDAH